Part of the Mauremys mutica isolate MM-2020 ecotype Southern chromosome 1, ASM2049712v1, whole genome shotgun sequence genome is shown below.
GATTAGCTCAATGTGGAAAGCATTGCACTTTTTTAGCTAAGACACAGaacatgtattttaattttcttttgtactGAGAGGAAAATGtagcttttaaaatttaaatatatgAACAAAGTGCAGAATTTAAATCCACTTAAGGTGTGTACATTTCCCCCTTAAATAATATAGTGTGAtacaaacaaactttgtattcAGAGCTCTCCCTAACTCTGTCCCCATTACATCCTTCCCCTCAACTCGTCCTGCACCACTTCCCACTCTTTGTGCTGTCTGCCCATGCCTCTTTTGCCTCCTCCCATTGTCTTTTTCACTAGCTCTTGAATCCATGCTTCTCTCCTTGCCACCCCTTTCacctggaataggctcccaaatAAGGTACACCAAGCTCTCTTGCGCTCTTCATTCAAAACATTTCTTAGCACCTACATATTCTGTGCAGCATTCCACCTATCTTGGCCATTCTCTAGGCTCTATTTTAAGTCTGTATTTTGTAGTGTAAACTAGGGCAGAGTCCTAGTAACAGGACTTTTGGTAGGTACTAAGATACTGTGTTGATTActagtacagagaagggctactactGTTATCAGGGGGAATGAAGAACCTATCTTTCAAGAGGAGGCTAAAAAAGTTTGTCTTGTTTAGCTTAGCAAAACAAAGGCAGGAATACGATTACCCTCTATAAATACATCGGGTGAAAACaccagggaaggagaagagctatttaagctaacgGACAATGGTGTCACAAGAATAATGGGtaaaagaaggtttctaaccagagGCGTGAGGTGCTGGAACAGTCTCCCAGTAGGAGTAGTGGGAACAAACAGCCTAATtagttttaaaatgaagtttGATTATTTGATGTATGGGACTATATCCTAGGCTTGCCTGCGGTAGCCGGGGACTGGATTGGATGATCCATGAGGCCCCTCCTAGTCTTATCTCCTAAATTCCTACGACTGCCAAGGTAGCAGTAGCAACAAACTAACTAAATaattgaattaaattaaaaaacaaacaaaaaaaccaaacccttttctatagcacttttcatcagtagatctcaaacctGGATGGAAATGGGCAACATATTCCATCCTATAGAATACATGAATAACAACAAAAACACTGCTCATGTTAACACAGCTGATAATTACAGTATATTATGTTTGTTAGGGTGCCTAGAGCCTCAGATAAGTGTCATTTTAGTTTTTTTTATGTTTAAGTAAATAAATTTATGGATTGGCTTTGAATGACTGTTGCTTTTAGGGAGctacaaaacaattaaaataaaatttgtttcAGCAGAGGTATTTAATGATCTCCAAACATTTACCATACTCTTGGAGTTATGATTGCTATATTTGCAAAGTAGATCTCTGTCACACAATTCAGTGCACAGAAGAATAGAATTCTTTCCGATCGTGCTTCATCCTTTGAAAATAACATTTCCCCATCAGATAAGTCATAAGACTTGCTAATATATTGCACTATGTAGGATCAACTAAATTAGTAGAAAGAAATTATTCCACTacattaaatctctctctctctcacacacacacacacacacacacacacacacagttaaaaGTCAATAGGTCAAATTCTGATCTGACTGAAATCACTGATGTAAGCAGAATTTATATTGATATAACTAAAATGAGAGTCTTGCCTAGTAAATATAACTACTAttaatgcatatttttaaaaaactttactTAAAACTTTGTCTCTATTATGAAGAAATGTCCCTTTTAAGATAAAGACCTACAAAGTCAGGGTCTAAAAGTTTGCAAAGGTGACCGACAAGCTTGTTcagatgataaaaaaaatcatattgatGTTGGATGAGGAGATTTGGCAACATTTTTGTTTTACTGAAATGGCTATAGGTTATGAGCCTGATtcagagcccattgaagtcaatgggaatctttccattgaattcagtgactttggatcaggccctagaatgATGCTGAGTGACTGTTTATAAGATGCATCATTAACCTAGGCTGTGCTTATACTAAAAGACCCTTGCAGTCAGTCTTTCTGGATCatattttaagaaaggaaaattcTCCACTAGCCCTTTATCCGTTATTTAAGTTTAAGAGCTCTTTATGAGATATACCTAAATCCTATATTCTGAAATCAAATGACTCTGATTTGTGATGAAATAGTACACATGTGTTTCTGATTTATTCCCAGATtcagaagaggaaatgaaagcgTTAGAAGCAGATTTATTGACCAATATGTATACATCAAaggtaattattttttctttttacccTTTAGCTGACTTGTAGGGAGCACATGAATTCTCATTACAAGCATGGAAGTCTTTGCACAAAGTAATAACAGTCTAGACATAAAAGTTCAGTGCAAGGCGTTACTTTGGTGCAAAATTTTCTTCTAGTTCAAAGGAATTTTAAAGGTGTTGATGTGACACAGAAAACTTAAAGTGTCTCTCACTTGTAATGCTGGTACTTTCATTAAATTATTCAGGTTGTGTTTCATGTAAATTTATCAGAAGAAAATGTGTTTCCAATAGGATTATGTCTGAATTGATCTTGAATTAATGCCTAAATGAGATGCTATTATACTTTTTCTACATATgtgtaaaattaatattttcagaAGACAAAAACTGTTACCAACAGATGTTGTTTTTTGGTTTAGGAATAAGCTAGTCATTTTAATGATTGTAAAGAACATCAGAAAAATAATCACAAAAATATCCAGTAAATAGTTTCCTTCCTGAGTGGCCAAAGAATCAGCCATAGATTTATTTTCTAAATACTCAGGGTTCAATGATCTCAGCTTCACATAGGTGAAGTATCAAAAACAGAACATACACATTTGACAGGCAGCAGCCAAAAACTTTAATTAAGTGGGAAATATATGCATGTTTCAGTCTTCCCTGAtaaatgatttattaatttattttaaaataggacGTTTTATCCCTTCTCACCAGAGTGgtcaaaacattttgcattttaatgGAAAATTCCTCTGTTGGCTGGTTATTCCACATTTGTTCACCTCAGGGTTTCTCACCCCCTTCCTTTCTGATATCACCTGATACCAGGCGTCAATGGAAACAGGAGAATGGACTAGATGGATATCCAGTTTGATCCTGTATGGTAATGCCTATATTTCTGTATTCACAGTTAGCAAGGTAACAAGGCCCAGAGGTCACACAAACCTGCTTCTTGACTCCTGCTGGTCAAGTAGGGAAAAGATTAGTGAGGATTCTTTTCCTGGGACCAGTTTAGGAGTGGGATTCTGTCAGAAGGATTCTTCCTCTGAGTCCCAAAGGGCTAATACACTCTTGGTGAAGTCCtagctccaatgaagtcagtgggagttttactactgatgtcaatagagccaagatttcaccactTGTTGCTCTCCTCCATCTCTGACAGACAACAAACACGAAAACAGTTGTGTAATGGATGATTAAGAATGTGCCAAATTGAATCATAGCTGATTTTTGGTATGTATAGTGTTGGGTGAGGCAACTTGCTGTTTAGGCCTCCCTCTGTCCAGAAGGCTGCAAAATCCATAAACGCAGTTCAAGTGATCTAATAATAGCTATGCCTGTCTTAACAAGTGGACTTGTGATAGGAACATCCCTAGCTTAACTTGTGGTGACATAATTGTGAATCTCAGGCTCCTTGACATATTGTGCATGTTCTCTTGACATCCAAGTAAGGTATAGTGAAGCTCCCGAAAAGTCACTTGTAGTTTGCGTGAGATACCACCAGTCCAGCAAGGGAGTCTTCACTACTACACCAATTAGAGGGATAGTAAATTCATTTATTATGCACTTTGTGTGGGTTTGCAGCATTCATCAGATTAAAACCTAATTTCTAATGACTATTTTAAATGTGTAAAAGAATGTGAGGCACATTTTGGGATGGAAGATGTAGTAGTTGATCAGACCTTCCTGAACTGAAACCTATTGTCTGCCACCTCATATCTAATTCCAACAGAGAATAACTACTGTTATTTTTCACTAATCATCTGTGATATGGAGTTGCCAGTCTAACCAAGCAATCTCTAATCATCTTGTTGGCCCTCACATCTTGGAGAAAAAAGCAAACCTATTTTGCAAAGTCTGGATGTACACGTAtagcaaatatcagaggggtagccgtgttagtctggatctgtaaaagcagcaaaaagagtcctgtggcaccttatagactaacagacgtattggagcatgtgctttcgtgggtgaatacccacttcgttggatgcatgtcagTGTAGCAAAGTAGTTTATCAATCACATTAACACTGCCTGGCATTCCTGGTATGTCCATAATATATTTTCAACAAGGGCATTCTGACGGCGTAGTgctcaatttttttaaactgattcacAGCTCAAGAATATACCTCTAATTATCTGTTATTCTAAGCCCTAGCCTTCCTGGATAGTAAGAGATGAGGGTAATCTACAACCCATCATAGAACATGCAGTAGTCTGCACTAGATGCTATTGACTTCACAAATTACTGCCCAGGGTCTATTCCTCCCTTTTCTAAGCAAGCAAAAGCCAGTCTTCAATACCATCTGTGGGTTGGGTCTCTCTTAGTCAAGCTTCAAGCCAGGGCATGGCAGCTTGGTGGATGGCCTCTTCCTGGtcataaaaaagggaagcacAACCATACTCATAACTCCTCCTGCTGGACCGGTCTGCAACATTTGATTCTATTGATCACCAAATACTTGTGTCTCATCCCTGATGGGATACAGAAGTTCCTGGGGCAAATGGAAGTTCCCTGAAATGGTTTAGGTCTTTTCTCTACAACAGTTTCTCCACCTCCAGAGTTCTCACCTATGGAATTCCACAAGGCTCATATTTCTCTCCAGTTTTACTCAACATTTACTTTGCCTGTTGGAGATCTAGGAAGACAACATAGCCTGAAGTGTCATCAGTATGCAGACGTAATATTGGTCTTCATCTGCTTTACATAGAATAAACAGCACTGACTCGCAGCTTTCTCAGTGCCTTGCTAAAACTGTCACCTGGATGAAGTATAACCTGATAAAACAGACCCCAaacaagactgaggtgaagtggagTCACTTTGAAGAACATGCCTCCTCTATAATATTCCCCACTATTGAGGGACCTGCTCTCAGACTATTAAACTTGTCAGCATTCTTGGTCCTTTTCAACACCTTATTGCTATAGTATGATAGATAAGCAATACCCAGCATTTGTAGTTGTAAAATCTGCTCACTACCATCTATACCATCTGTGTCTGGCCAGAAGACATAGCTCCCTCCTACCAGACACAGCCCTGGCCACAGTTATCTATGCATTCATGAACTCCAACCTGGGTAACTGCAACTCATATATGCAAGGACAGTGATGCACCTTGGACAAGCTCTAGTTGGTACAAAATTCAGGCTGTCTGCTTAGCAACAGAGAAAGGATGATTGTTATTCCTATTTTTAAGTATTTGGGAGGCACTCAAATACTACACTGAAGCTAGCATATGAGAACCTGAATAGATAAGTATTTCCTACAGACCTGACATGTCTTGCACTGCTGATATAACAGGTATGCCCTGATATTCCATTGAATTCACGTGAATATCCATTTGCAGAAGATGCTTAATTATTTCATCCTCCACTatggaaaaaggaggaaaaatctAAGCAGTAAAATCATACTACTCTGTCATGAAACAAAGCCCATTGCAGAGCAGCACCTTCCAAATATTAGTTGACTAGCAAGCATTTTAGTATACCTCCCGAATTCTATAACCAGTTTCCTCACTGTTTTAGCTATCTCTGGCAGAAAATCATCTGACTTTATTCATTATTTTGAGGTTCTATTAAAAAAAGTCTGTTTAGCTGAGGATGAGTTAGAGGATATAGGAAGCAAGAGCTGAAATGAATTTATTTGTATAAAATTTGTAACATTCAAGATTTATCCGTGTTCCAGCAGCTAATACTATGCACACAGTGCAATATAAATTATTACTACATCAACAAGGCCTCCGGAGGTACTATTTAACCAAAATCAGAGATAAACAAGTTGATATGTAACAAATCCAGTCAGTGGAACGCAGATTCCTCTTTAGTCCTCCACACTCAAAGAAGTTCCAGACACAATAAAGGCTACCCCAGTGTTCCTTTTAGGTAAACAATTCAAACTGGTTGGAAATTTTGTGATGTAACAGAGTTTTGTTGGAAAATATGCTGATTTGTTGAACCTGAAATGTGCTGCAAAAGAGGTTTGGGTTTGACAAATTTGTAACATCCCAGGCAGGGTTCCGATGAAACTCTGTCTGTCAGGCAGGTTTCTGTCAAAAGACAGCCACACCATGCCAAGGCTGTCAGGAACCTGGCAGCCCTAGGAGATCCACCTCTAGGCTCCTGGCTCCGCTGGAGGGAACCTGGAAAACCTGGGGGCTCTCAAGAATTTCAGGTTCCCTGCTGTAGTGTCTGGAAGTCCTGGGACAGGTTTCCATGGTTCACAGTAGTCCTACTATGCTGACTTCCCTGTGTCCAGGACTTCAGGGCTTCCAAACTCCCCAAACCAGCAGGATCCCTGTGCTACCCAGCTTGTGAGTGGTCAGTCCTGAGGCCAGCTGGCCCAGGAGGTTGGAAGCTCTGAGTTCCTTGTGGTGGGGCAGTCTGTATTGCGGGTCGGCCTCAGAACTGCAGACCCTGGGAGCCCTGGCAGTTGCTAACTAAAATGGACATTCTTGACAGTTTCATGGCTGCCACCTGAATAGCAGCTGTGAAACTAATAAGAATGTCCGTTTCAATTAGTCACTGCCAAAGTCTCAGGGAgcaaatttcattttggaaacatcatgcaaattaaatattaatattttgttttgttttgtgatttTCTGGTTTGTGGGAAGTTTCTAAAAATCTGGTTTCATTTtggatctgaattttttttttcaaaatatccaAAATTTATCATGAACCAGAAACTGACAGTGTTGGCCAGCTCAATTAACAACTGGGACACAAATTTTCAGAAATACatcaaaggaaagagaaaaggccCATTATATTTCTGAGCCCAACAACTTTCAATATTCCGTTTCATAAGAAGCTTCATCAATGCATATATAAAATTCCCTGCATGAATTCTTCAgcatcagtaaatctcaaagcCAGATTCTtattacaaacaacctccattgtTTTATCAAATTACTACCAGACTCTTTTTTTCAACTAACCTTCAGTATATTAGCTCTATTCTTTGAGACTTTGGTGCTTTGATCTCCTTCATGGCTGTTTTCCAAACCATAGCTTGAGCGTTTGTAGTCACCCATGTGACTGACAGTCTAGAACTGTGCGGAAAATATGCCACTCATTGAAAGTGAACCAGGACTCTTGGGCTCCATGAGTGTAAGGCTAAGCTTTACCATATTACTAGAGAGTTCACACAATGTATAAATCGAGATACAGTCATTCGGTACCTGGTCTTACATTGGAGTAACAATCCTGTTCTATTTTCTTAATCGGGAGAGCTTTCTATGCAGCAGAAAGTTATATAATAACAATACCTAGCTCTTTTCAGCAGTAGTGCTTTtcagcagtagatctcaaagcacttaacaaAAGAAAACAGTACCATTGTCCCcattgttttacagatgggaaactgtggCAGGAGGAGGTGATGTGAGTTGCCCACAATCACCCAACAAGCCAGTGGCAGAAGCAAGAATAGAACCTACGTCTACTAAATCCCAGTCTGGTGCTGTAACCAGGAGGCCATACTCCTTCCCACAAGCTATAAATAGCCCTCATATATGCAGTCTTGCCCGACAATTAACCTAGTCAATTGTATTTAAAGACATAAGGCCTCATTCTGATCTGacactggtgcaaatcagaaGTAATTACACTGAAGTTAAAGGAGTTACATTGATGTAAGTGTGGCATAAATGGGAATCAGGTCCATTGTACCAATCTATCTTAGGTGTGTCTCACAAACAATGCTACAAAACCCAATAACTGTCGAGCCAAAGGGGACTCTTCTCCTGGCCTTGCTAGTAAGAACTGTACTAAACTTGACTCAGCTGGGGGTTGCTACTTGCATATGCCACCTGTGTCTTCAAAAAATGTTCTCTGGAATGTCTAAAGCTGGGATAGAGTAACAACTTTAGACCCAAAGGATACTGAAGCTCTACACAGGAAGCTGCAGAATTTTCATCCACATACTGAAAACATCATTCTTTGTGCAAAGGCATTTAACATGCGGGAAAGCGTACATGGAAAGCTTCATCttttgtgtgaaaaaaatcagtactttttTTATGCCACAAATAATTTAAAGTAAACCAAAGCGAGTTTTGAAATTGAAATGggcattttatttactttttaaatccACCTCATGCTAATTAAGTCAGACATTCCATGAAGAGGTGAATTTTGTTATGAACCTGTCGGATCCTTCAAAATATTTCAAAGCTCTAATTATATCACCTGAGTGGAAGACCAGTACTaagtaaacaaaataaaacacaacaTTTCAAGCTGCTGAGCAGGATTTAGGATGTGTTTCCATTTCACCTACACAACAACATACCCATTTCTGAAAGGTGAACCCAACGCTGATGAGAAAACAAGGCTTGTCTAACAAATGGCTAAATTATGCCCACTTAATAACACACCTGTATCTGAGAGAAGACTATGGTCCAAAGGGAATTACTTAAAAAAATGCTGACATTGATTCAAATTTCTGTTGCTCCCTTGGCCTGTCTTTATgccatttctctccctctctccccataacaaacaaacaaacacaaacacaaataTGGCTAACAATGAATACCACACAAATTCAACATAGAATATTCATCTCTATTATAAAGATGACTCAAAGAACCACAAGGTTATGGGATTCTCTAGTGGACTGAAAATTACATGGTGTACATACCTGTCCCCCATCCTAACCATGCTATCACTAAATAAAACGAATGTCTGTATTGTTGAAACAGCTATATTATTTTGCTACATTAATATTTGTTCCTGGAAACATACAAACAAATACACTTTAATTcactaaaataaatgtaatgctgACATTAATTTGCAACAAAGAAGattgaggttagatattagggaaaaaaacctAACCGtaaagatagttaagtactgAAATAATTTATCAAgtaaggttgtggaatccccatcattggaagttttaaagaacagattagacagTTATCCATCTAAAATGGTCCTTCCTCAATACTGGaaggtttgactagatgacctcctgaggtcccttccagcctatctTTCTATGATTTGATGAACAACATGGATCATTTGGGAACTATGAGCTCAGTGAGCAAGAAGGTACTGTTCAGCCTATACTTTCCTTGTGCATGGAATTTTCATGTGCCTAGTTTCTGTTTAAAGGAAATTACTTTCTATGCTggagaaaaatcaaaattttcaagAAGGGAAAAATAGATGGAGAAGGCAGAGTATGGAAAATATGATGGAGAAGGGAAGTAGTGAGTGAAGCCAAGGCGAGGTGGCATCCTCACTTGAGTTTTTCCAAACCAAAATTAAAAGCTAGTAGAAATGCACTTTGGAGTtttgttgaaattgaaacatttcatagGGACAGACAGCTGTTGGTAAAGTTCCAACAGAAGTATCATCTGGCAGgcttgcaaggagctgagagcctGGAAGCCATGGAAACCCTGGCACAgctccccccgcaaaaaaaaaaaaaaaaaaaaaagactgcctCTAAAAGTCAAAGCTTCTTTTCACAGCgaattttgaaatgttgggggtttgttctgaactggaattaaatcaaatatcaaaatatcaaaatccttCATGAAAACAGACTTACCTTCCTCCACCCAGCTCTAGCTAATAGGAAAATAGAGGAAAGGTGTTGACTGGAAATAAATAGTTTAAGTTAATGGAACACTCAGGACACTTAAGTGCAACAGATTCTCTACTGACTGGAGATTCAGCTTGACCAGGAGGAAATCTTCCCATATCAGTAAATTCTTACATCGCTGAACTCTTGTTGCAGTTCACCCAATCTTACAGCAAAATGCTCCAATATCTATTAGTAACCCAAATTTATTCAACAAATTGCACTGAGAAACTGAAGATAAGCATATAATACCATAGATATCTTCAGATCCTCATCTCTCCCTTTCCCGTGATAAGCCCCCATTCTTTCCCCCAGTGTGGATTCTTCTTTCTACTCACTACAACAGACTCCACTTCCTTCTAAATTTCCTGATCTCCAACATTCTCCACAAATCCAATCATCTTGAACTCTCCTCTTTTCTTCTGGATCCCTCCTTTCTACCCCACATACCTGCCTCCCCACTGCTACCCAACTCTGTTTGCCTACCAGTACTTTCCCCTACAACCAACCCCTGTTGGATATCTACTCCCACTTGACTTGTCTCTCTGCTTTGGATATTTATCTCTGAATATATTTACCACAGAATTTAGCATTTTTTCCTCTTCATAAGGGGTATACACGGCCATTGGTATTCATGTCTATCttttaataatgataataagaGGCACGGATATGTATAGATGGCCCAGTAGCATTAATCTTTTATGTCTCAGTTTTGTAATGTAATTGAGTTGTATGGGAATATGTTCAGATTGCAGAATAAAGTGGGCAGTCACCTTTTCCAACTTTCCCTACAAATAAATTCCATACCCTATATAAAGTTTGAAGTGGCCTCCCTTCTGTGGTTGGAATTTATCAATAAGAAGATATAAAAGTCAACTCAAATCTGCTCCTTAGTCTTGGTAGGTTTTAGGATTCTGTCTGGGACTATTCAACCCACACTCTAGATCCTCGCTCGCATGAGAACCACTCTAACCTTCCTGTATATAAAGGTCACTTAGGTCATCTGCCTCAGTGAGTCAGCAGAACCCACTCAACCCATTCTGAATAGGATCAACATCTGCTAGCTGCATGGGTGTCAGGTGTTTAGGCAAATAACACTCAGCCTATTGCAAGAATACTTTGAATTCGCCATTTCTTCATtatttcccttcattttttttataaactCACCCCACTTCCCATAAAGAACCAGATATTGAGTAGCTCATCTTTATTtgcttaataatttttttttgtatttatacATCGGCTTAATCTGTAATTTCTTTTTGGTACTCTGTAATCCACGCTGCTCTGCAGATTGGTTCTCCATGCCAGCTCCCTACACAAGATTGTTAAAAGGGCCACGGCAGACAAGACCTTAGGGTTCATGAACTGCAGTTGTCCGCTGCATCACACACCTGTGTCTGGAGAGAGCACACTCCCTGCAAGAATAGCCATGGAGCAGAGAAGTACCCCTTACTGGCCTACAGTTTGGGGAGGAGGATCCCCTTGTGACTCAGAATCCATCCTTGTCAACAGGCTTATTAGTTaggctgagctccctgcactAGGACTTCAACCAGCAAGCCCGATTCTTCACTCTCTGGAACCATGTAAAATCATTTATACCTGCGCAGAGTGGTGTGAAATACTACCATTCTGAGCTGATGGCAGTTTCCTTTGACACTGCACAACTACACAAGGAGGATCAGACCCTGCACATGTTTAATAAATGAGTTGTCTTAATTACCTCACACTATAATTGTTGCCTTAATTTTGGttagacaaaaacaaacaaaaccccaaaacacacTAAACAAAATATACTGTCCCCACTGAAATGCTTTACAGTATCACACAGCTCTTGCTAAAGAGAAGACAGCATTTCACATAGCATGTGTTTTGTATCCTtcagcttaacagagtgaaactTCCTTACTGGAAGATGACCCTGCTCAATGTGTGCAGTCTTATAAACAACATAAACAACCAAGCAGAGGAAACAGCAGAGTCTGAGGAAGATGACCTCCTTCCGAGAGGACAGTTTCCTGCTGCTCTAGATGGCTCCAGCTTGGAAGCGATGCTGACAATATACCAGCTCCAAAAAGTCTGCCACAGCAGAGCCTTTCAGCACTGGGAGGTAAGCAACACATCACTAATGCATGTCACTTGAAGGACTCTGCTTTGATGCTGTATTTATATATCAAGAGAGACTTAAAAACCTACATCCTGCCTGCTCTGTATGGACCCTTCAAAGCCTCAGTATATTTGGCCAAAATATCCCCTTCTTGCATTGTTGGATGCTGGTTATCTATCTCTCTGGTGCTCTCCATCTCTAAGTGGTTTCCTTAAACAGTCTTGTACATATATCATTTCTGAagagctgcagggtgctttggacTATATCAATGTAAAATATTAACTATATAATTTCTCCACACTTTGTAGCCATTACCCCAAAACTAAGCAGAGATATGAAGATGAGCTTCTTGACAGAACAGAAAATTAAACTCTGTTCAACAGCAGTAGAGTTAGTCTGGATTTACAGAGGTGT
Proteins encoded:
- the NTS gene encoding neurotensin/neuromedin N, whose protein sequence is MARMRIQLVCMILLAFTSWSLCSDSEEEMKALEADLLTNMYTSKLNRVKLPYWKMTLLNVCSLINNINNQAEETAESEEDDLLPRGQFPAALDGSSLEAMLTIYQLQKVCHSRAFQHWEILQQDVFNQEDSNQDIMKRKTPYILKRQLHVNKARRPYILKRSSYY